The DNA window CGCTTCGTACACGACTTAAGGACTTGCTGCACTACTCGGGTGAGGATGCTGTGTTCATTGCTCGTAGACGTCATCTGGACGCGCTGAAGCGCGCAGCTCATCATGTTGAAAAGGCGCAACAGTTAACACAAGACAATGCTGGCCTGGAATTGGCCGCTGAAGAATGCCGTCAGGCACAATTGGCTTTTGATGAAATTACTGGCCGTTTTACTACGGAAGATTTATTGGGCCGAATTTTTTCCGATTTTTGTATTGGTAAGTGATGTTCTTATTCTTTTTTTAAATTGTTTTAATGGTAGTAATAAGCATCGGATTTTTTTCGGGACAACTCAAAAAAATCCATTAAAAATAAAGCGTTAAAGTCATAAAAGGCTGTTAATTGAGTGGGTGTAAGCTATGCAAAGCCTGTGGATCAAATGTGCATAACCCCGCCAAGCCGTTTTATCCACAGCTTGTACCCAGCTTGTTCCAGCACTTATGTGATGACCGCGTAGGCAAATTGGGAGACGAGTAAGGCAGATAAAAGCCACAGGAGTAAGCGCAGCATTTTTCGGTATTGTGAGGCATCGAAATGCTGGCGTAGTCGCATACCCACCGACAATCCGCCCATGGCCACAATAGCCAAAGGTATGGACCAGAAAATTAAGTCAGTGGTGAGGTATCCCAGGGCGGCAAAGGTGATGATCTGTGTGCTTTTACCAGCTAAAAAACACAAATTGATGGCTTGTACTAGAACCAAAGGTTTCACCCCAAGTTCAAGAAAATAAATCATCAATGGGGGGGCACCCACATTCACGGTTCCACCCAATAGCCCACCACCCAAGCCAATCATGATGCCGCTTTGATGGCGTTTTTTGCTTAGAATTGATAAGTCGAGACGAGATAAACGATCGGAAACCAAATAGAAAACAATAGAGGCTGCTAGCAGTAAGCGAAAAGGATTGGGATCTAAGACGATCAATAACACGGTGCCAATGGCTGATCCTAGCGTCATGACGGCGGCGATATACCAATACTGTTTAATCGTCTGCCAACAGCCCCCGCCGTGCATTAAGCTCCAAAGATTAACCAGAACATTCGGCGCTAATGTCAGTAATATCGCTGTTTTGACGTCGAACATTAGAGCCAAAAGCGGCGTTGCCACCATGGGAAATCCCAAACCAAAGGCGCCATGTATGAGTGCCGCTCCTATGCATACCAATAACGCTAAGAGAAGGACTTCTGGACCCAGGCTCATGATTACGAGATCAAAGAGTGGGGATTAGCGCAACAGATTGAGATTGAAATGACCACTCATAAAGCGTTGGAAGCGTGCGACATCTTCAAGCGCAATCAATAACCGCCCCTGTTCCATTTGTGACAGTTCAGCAAAGTCCACGTTGTTCCCGGGAGATTCAGATTTTTCAATAGCTCTAACTTGCGCTCTTAAGCGCATTTGTACTAAGAAATCAAAAGTTTCGCCGAGGTTTTGCGCTTGATCTTTGGCCAGAACCCCCATTTCAAGAAGATGTTTTATCCGTTGATGCGTCCCACCCTCTAGCGCTTTCGCCTCAATGGCTAAGGCTTTAATGCCATCAGTGATGGCAAAAATTCCGGCTTTTTTTAAATCAATCTGCCCTGGAGGTGCCCCTTGTGTGCCTGTTTTTATTTTTCCGCGCCAATTGAGTGGTGGTGGGAAGCGCACCATGTTTTCAGTCATGCGCATCAAAAACAGTTTGTTTTCACTGACACGGCGATAAATATGGGCTTTGAGTGAGTGTTCCCACTCAGTGGAACCATACAAAGTGCGTATATCGGCAAACATGCTGGCGTTGGGGATATTTTCGGGACTAGGGGTTGTTAGCCAGCGATCCAATTCGCGTTTCCATTGCGCCACCGTGCGTCGCCATGGTTCATTACTGGCCATGATGCCGCCAGGGCAGGCTGGTATACCGATACTGGTGAGGTCATCAATCAATGCTTGAGCAAACTTTTCAACAGAAGCTGTCTGATGGGCATCATAGACATCGGGCAAGATGATGGCATTGTCCTGATCTGTTGAGAGGGTTTGTTCGCCGCGTCCCTCACTACCCATGACCACAAAACTGAATTCACCACCAATATCGGGGAAGCGATCTTGAACCAGTAAAGCCAGAAGGCGAAGGATAATTTGGTCATTGAGATTGGCTATTAGTTTCGATAAATCGCGGATTGATGTTGCCGTGCCGCTGAGATGCACGACCAAATCTTGAATGCGTTCGTGCAGGTCTTTAAGCGTTTCCAGATCGGCCGCGTTTTCAATATCACGCACCAATTGATGGGGTGAGTGACTCTGCATACGCAGAATATCGGTGTCAGTCACAATACCAATCAGGTTACCGCCACCATTGACCACCACCAGACGATGAATATTCAGACTCGACATCCGGTAGAGTGCTTCATAGAGAACGTCGTCTTCGCCAATGGTGGTGAGCGGACTGTTCATGATGTCGCGAACACGAAAACTCGAGGTTTCACGCCCTGAAGGCACAACCTTATTACGTAGATCTCGGTCGGTAATAATCCCAATGGGCCTATCTTCGTGGTCACATACGACGACGCTAGAAATATTGCGCTCTCGCATGATCTCGACGACGCTGACCAGATTATCGTCGGGGAGGCAGGTCACGACTTTTGACTGATAAATGTCCCTGACTGGGCGGAAATAGGGCACGTCACCATTGGTCATGTTCCACACCTCGCTCGATCACTATGGGTCGCCAAATAAAACCATTCATTACCCGGCATGGCATTGGGATTGGGGAACACAATAAAACCGTTCATGGGTGCGGTCACTAAACTATCGTCATGGCGTCGCCCGATCACGTCACCTGTTACCAAAGAATCGAAGCTCCGCCATTCTTGGACGAACTGATCCCCTTCATGGTCTCGATCGATGACATCTATCAGTCTCAAAATTTCGATATTTGCAGTGATTTCCGGCTTGGGTAAGGCCAATAAATTTAAATGCGAGAGTGTTCTACAGATGGCTTCATAGGCGATCTCAGGGGCTTTAGGATCGTCATGTTGGCCACACTCTAGGGTTAGCGCATAGCCCCCATGGGACCGCATGTACTCGGTGGTCCCTACGCCATATCCTGGGTCCGTGGACAGCATTTGTGCACGTAAGCTGGCATTGGGGTTAGCTGTGCGTCGGGCTACACCGCGGGCATAAGTCTCAAGCCAGCCCTCAAGCATGCGCTCTACCCCTAGACGACTTGCCCAGTCCTGTTCTTTATCAGCAAAAGAAAAAGCTTCCAACTCGCCACTATTGTTGCGCGGCCCAAGCATCACAAAGGGCTTGCCCGGCGTATGAAACGAGTGCAAGTCCAACAGCACATCATGGTCTTCAAGCAGCGGAGCTAATTGATTGCACAGCTTATCTTCGTAATCCTGTGGTGCATCATGGCGGCGAAAATTACGATTGAGATTACGCTCACCCATGCGCGAGCGCTTATCCCAGGCCAGGGGGTTGGTAATCGGAATGAGTGTTAATTGGCCTTTTTGTAGTTTTAATTCACCCTGATCTAAAGCTGACATGAGTCGATAAATCGCCTGAGTTCCGCAGGGCTCGTTACCATGCACTGCCCCAAGCACGATGACTTTTGGCCCCTCAGCTGAAGCGTTGTAGCAAACGCTGCGAAAAAGCGAGGAATTATTCATTCATCCTCATCACAGCTATAGCCCATCATCGCTAAACCCTCGTTCAGGTAATCAGCACCCAAGGGGGTAGCCAGTAGGTAGTCGGCAGTGCGAGGAGTCCAATTAGAAAGCGCGTCTTCCAACGCCAAATCCCATTCATCCTCGGAATAATCGCCTCTTCCGAGCCACATCAGGGAAACAAGCTCTGCTTGTATCTGTGGCTCAAGTTCTTCTACCGCATCCTTTAATTCGAGATAAAGCACATTATCTGAGTGCTCTTGCAGGGCCTCATCCACCCAGCCTTCATTTTGTGGATCGGGCTCATCCGGCAACATCACATCTTCTTGGGCATGAAATTGACGGGCATGTCGCACAAACCAGCAAACAAGATTTGGATTAATTTGTAGCATGATACTTTCCTCACCGGATGTTGCTTAATGCGTCACGAAACCGCGCACTGTGTCTTCATCCTTGGCCCCCATCATGACTTGCTTGATCAGTCCTTTTTCGACACGAATCAGTGTCGGTGTGCCCATAACGCGAAATTTTTTAGCCATCTCTGGTTGTTGTCCTACATCGATGAACAACACGTTGTCTTGCTCGGACTGTAGGGATTCTAGAGTGGTCGATATCTGCTGACACATACTGCAGCGAGGGCTGAAAAAGTAGAGGATGAATTTTGCTTGAGGGTCTTGCTGAGCACTGAGTAGCGCTGCAAAATCTGGGGCAGGGCGGCCTTGCATACCCTTGCTTCGATAGAGAAAAGCGAATTGGCCCAGTAGAAACAAGGCAATTAAAATCGCGATAAGCCAGCCCGTAGTTCCCATTAGTGTAAAGCCTTGATCTCTTGGGTGCCGCGCCCCGATAGCGTGATTCTTATATTAGCACGCAAGCTTTCAGTCTGATTTGCTTTCCCCGTCCTCAATGAGAATTTTCGAGCGACGTTGATTTGTCACAAGTTTCTGCACTTTGGCGTCCACAAGGGCAAGAAAGCGATAACCACCATGGGTGAATTTGCTCAGAGGCATGAGTACAAAAAAAGCCAATACACAGCCCAGATGCAATGCCACCAAGATGGGCCCGGCATTGCTTTGCAGTAATAGCTTTGCAGCCAATCCGGTGACGGCGAGCAACCCCAAGAGTGTGAGTAGCAGATATCCCTGTGCTGCAGGAGCACTGGCTTTCAGTGCTATCCGCTCTTGAGTTTTGTGATACGCCAGCAGGAGAACACCCAGCAGGAGTACGAAGCCAAATAAAACGGCGAGGATATCGGGTAACAAAGGATGAATCGGGGCAAAGATCACGCTTATGGGGGTGGCTAAAATGCTCAAGAAAAAACCATAGAAAACGGCGTGATGCGCTAAGCGGCGGTGATCGGGGTGCTGGCTTTGTTGACAACCGCCACCACCGCCATCCAAATGGCGTAAAACTAGAGTATCGATTAGAGCGTCTCGCCAGGCTTGACCAGAGCGAGCATCAACGGTGGTGGCCCGCGTTTCTCGCCAAAACTGCAGCCAGGACATCGACATGCTGAAGATAGCCCACAATAAGCCGAGTGCAAGTAATGTGGGGGTCCACACTGACGGTGCCTGTATTCCCATTAGCAATAGAGGGATCAGGCCAATGATGAGCAGCCATACTGCACCCCAAAGTGGCTTCGTTATGAGCTGATCAGCAAAGCCTTTTGGCCAAGCGAATTGTTCGTAGCTGTTAACACGCGTGCGCGCCAAAGTTGCGGGCACGTCTATAGCAAAGGGGTGGGGCGGTGCGTACTGACACGCCGACCAGCAGGCACCACAGTTGTGGCAGAGGTTGGCCAAATGCACCAAGTCCTCGAGGCGCAGTTCGGAGCGTTGCTGTGCCGAGGGAAATACCGGACAAAGTCCCGTACAAAACCCGCATACATTGCAGAGTTTGAAGACGCGCCTTGCTTCTTGGTTAGATGACGAGTCCATGGGCTAGTGTCTCATCGCCACAGCGGCTTGCTGGCCCGCAATGCGCCCAAATACAGCTCCGACCGCTAAAGCCGCGCCGGCAGTGTAGCCGCCTCCGAGTATCGCCGGCGCCATAATCATACCCGCAGCAAACACCCGCTCACATGGGCCACCTTCTGTTATGCATACACGCGCTTTGCCATCGACTTGTATGCCAAACCCCGTGAAGGTAATGCCTGGACATAAGGCATAGGCGCTAAACGGGGGTTTTTTAAGGGCCATCGCGAATCGGCTTTTACGCGGAGTCGCAGTGCAGTGACAGTTCGCTGACGACGTTTCGGAGACAATATGGTCATGGTATTGGGACACTGTTTTCTGCAACTGCTGGGGGTCTACGTCAATGGCGCTTGCTAACTCGGTGAGGCTATGGGCACGAACGGGTTCATAAATATGGTCAGGGAGCTGAGTTTCACCATCGGCATCCAATAACAAGTAAGAAGGGCCATCTGCGTTTTGCAACAGGGTCTGACCCCAATAAGAATAGCGATGCGGACTGGTCATTTTTGCTTCATCAAAAAACCGCTCACCGCGCTTATTGATGACAATGCCCCAGTGTAGCCCGTCTGCGCGCGTGACAATGCCACCATCGGTCAGAGGTGCATCAGCGTGGACAGCGACCGCATGACATTGATCTCGCCTGCCGACCGGTTTGGCTCCCTGAGCCAATAAGTCCGACAATAATGCACCTGTTACCCAGGGCGAGCCTCGCACACGCAGATGGTCAGCCACGGGCCCTAGGTCTTCTCTGAGCTTATCTAAATTAGCTTGATAGCCGCCGCTACAGATAATCACGCTGGCGGCCCGCAGCGTGCATTGGTCCTGTGGCTGTTGCAGCACTATTTCGAAATTTTCACGGACATGCAGGGGCACATGCGTCACAGTAGTCTCTTGCAGGATTTCAACACCCAGTGTTTCAGCCCGGGTGAACAGTGCATTCATGGCATGTCGACCGCCACCCAAAAAGAAAGCTGTCTTACGTGAGTAGGGTAGATTGGCTTGTTCGATGGTTTCAAACTTCAGCCCTTGGCGCATGAACCAGTCGGGTAGCTCGGCAGACTGCTTGGCCAGGATCTGACACAGCTCAGGGTCACCCGCCCCATGATTGATCGCGTTTAGATCAGCCATATATTCGTCTACGCCATACTGGCCTGGAAAGAGCGGACTGGGTTGATCATGAGCAATGCGCAAATTGCGTGAATGCCGTGCATTGCCGCCACGTTGGAATTTGGGGGCGGAATCTACCAATGTGACCTTAGCACCATGCTCACTGGCACTGATGGCTGAGCAAAGCGCCGCTATGCCACCGCCAATAACCAAAACATCGGTGCTATTCATCGGCCGCCAAAGGGTTTTTCTGCCAAGCTCAGCAGGTGGTCTAGATCCAAATCCGCTTCAAGTTGAGCAGCGAGCTGGTCCAGCGTATTTTCCATGCGTTGCTGGTGCGCTATGCCGGATGCTTTGACGCCCAGAGTATCCAGCCAATGTGCGCGAAATGCATCATTATGAAATAGGCCATGAACATAGCTGCCAAAAACGCGCCCATCAAAGCCACACGCACCTTCTGCATCAACTGTGTCTTGCGTTTGCAGATTCAACCAGGGACTGGACAGCGCTGGGCCCTTTGAGACCCCCATGTGCATTTCATAACCCTGGATACGTGCCTTGGAGTGCTGATCCAGATGGTCCAGGGTACGCAAGGTTTTAGACACATCAATATGTGTTTCCATGTTGAGTAAACCCAGTCCTTGCGTACTGCCGGGCGAACCTTCTAAGCCATCCGGGTCATGGACGGCATTGCCCAACATTTGAAAACCGGCACATAAACCTACGACAACACCTCCACGGCGCACATGCGCTCGGATATCGTGATGCCAGCCTTCGGTATAAAGTGTCTTGAGATCTTCACGGGTAGCTTTTGAACCCGGAAGAATCACCACATCGGTATCTGCAGGAACCGGGGTTCCGGAAGGGAGCCAGAAGAGGTTGACCTCCGGTTCCGCCGCTAACGGATCTAAGTCATCAAAATTCGCTACACGAGGCAGTCGAGGGACTGCGATGTTTAATTTGGCGGATCGGCCAGATCGAGGACGATCCAGCGCTAGGGAATCTTCTTGAGGCAGTTGAGCAGCGGCATCAAACCAAGAGATTAATCCCAGACAGGGCCATCCGGTGATTTGACTCATGAGGTGCATTGCTGGGGCAAACACCTTCGGGTCACCACGGAAACGGTTAACCAGATAGGCCTTAATGCGCCGACGATCTGCTTCTGACCAGAGAGCATGACTACCCACCACAGAAGCCAGCATGCCGCCACGAGCATCCTCGCCCATGAGGACCACGGGTAAATCGGCAGCTTCAGCCAGGCCCATATTGGTAATGTCCTGGGGGCGCAAATACGTTTCTGCACTAGAGCCGGCTCCTTCTACCAAAACCAAGTCTGCCTCACTGGCAAGACGACGCAAGCTATCAAGAACGGCCGGCAGAAGCTGCGGTTTGATGTTTTGATAGTCAGCGGCAGAGATTTGCCCAATCACCCGACCGCGTAAGACGACCTGACTGCAGTCATCAGACTCGGGCTTGAGGAGCACCGGATTCATATGCACAGAAAACGACGATCCACAGGCCATGGCTTGTAATGCCTGAGCTCGGCCGATTTCACCTGCATGATCGGGCACATCAGAATCAACGGTGACTGCAGCATTATTGCTCATGTTTTGTGCTTTAAAGGGGCGTACGATAAGACCCCGGTTGGTGAAAGCCCGACATAGACCGGCAACAACTAGGCTTTTGCCCACATCCGCGTTCGTGCCTTGGAGCATCAGCACTTTGCCGCGTGTTGCGCGGTCAGGGCTTAACTTGGGGAAATCCAGAGTGCGGGCCATAGGCTTTTGGCGTTTAGCGCGCCAGCGACAACAGCGAATCCAAATCAAGATTGGCCTCGCAGTGATCCGCTAAAGCATCCAGCGCTGCTTCAATGCGTGCTTCGTAGGCTAGGTCCGAAGCTTTACCGCCAACTTGTGCCAACCAGTGACGGCGAAAGTCATCATTGCCGAAGATGCCATGGACATAAGCGCCGCTGACCAAACCATCAGCGGTTATTGCCCCCTCGTCGCGAACGGTTCCTGAAGCTTCGCTGAGTCGCAACCAGGGTTTTTCCAGGCCGGGGCCTTGCGTGCGACCCATGTGCATTTCATAGCCCGTGATGCTGCAACCCGAGAATGTTTCTGTTGCATGAAGTTCCAACAGTTGTTTATCGGGTGTCATTTCAGTCTCTAAATCCAGCAAGCCTAAGCCGGGTGTTTCACCGGGCTCACCTTCGATACCAGAAGGATCACGAATCACCTTGCCCAGCATTTGGTAGCCAGCGCACAGGCCCACCACCCGCCCACCTTGGCGCACGTGCGATTGAATATCGATGTCCCAGCCTTCGCGGCGCAGCGTATCTAAGTCGCCCCGGGTGGACTTCGAGCCAGGCAGAATGATCACGTCGGTATCGCGGGGTATGGACTGGCCGGGTTTTACCCAGCGCAAGTGAACGCCCGGTTCGGCAGCCAGCGGATCCATGTCATCAAAGTTGGCAACACGAGACAATTGTGGGATCGAGATATTCAGACTCCCTCCTTGACTCATCGCTGGTCTTTCCAAAGCCAAAGAGTCCTCCGCAGGCAATTGTGCTGCGGCGTCAAACCAACGCAGAACGCCCAGCGAAGGCCAGCCGGTACGCTCTGTCATCAGCTCCATGGCGGGTTCAAACAGAGATAAGTCACCTCTGAATTTATTGATAATATAGCCCACAACCCGAGCTCGCTCATCGGCTTCATACAGGGCATGCGTCCCCACAATCGCCGCCAATGCGCCGCCGCGATCAATATCTCCCAGCAAAACCACAGGTAGATCGACTAGGTTGGCGAGTTTCATATTGGTGATATCGGATTTGCGCAGATAAACTTCGGCGCCACTGCCGGCACCTTCAACCAGGACGAGATCGGCTTGTGCTGCAACACGATGAAAACTATCGACGACTGCTGGCAGTAGCTGAGGCTTCATCTTGTGATACACCTTGGCGCGACAAGTACCCAAGACTCGCCCGCGCAGCACCACCTGCGAACCGGCTGTGGTCTGGGGCTTGAGCAACACCGGGTTCATGTGAATCGACGGCGCTACGCCACAGGCTCGCGCTTGCAAAGCTTGGGCTCGCCCAATTTCACCGCGATGGGGTTGAGTCTCACCCTGTTGGTTTATTTCGGGATCACAGTCGCTGGTAACCGCTGCGTTATTGCTCATGTTTTGGGCTTTGAAAGGTCGCACAGTGAGCCCGCGTCGGGTGTAGGCGCGACAAAGGCCAGCTACCAAAAGACTTTTGCCCACATCGGAGCTGGTGCCCTGAATCATGAGCGCCCGCGAGCGCCGCGGAGCCAATTCAGGACGTGAGGGAAAATCGATGGCTGCTTCAGGATCATTAATCACAATGTTAAAAGTCCGGTTATTTCAAGCCACAAAGACCGAGGGCGCCCGCAGGCGCCCTCGTAAGCATACCTATTTTTCAGCCCAGGTCAGGCGTTTTCGCGGATATCAGTCTTGATTGTTTCACTGTCTAGGCTCTCCGCTAATTGCTGATCACCGCCGCCACAGACTTTCACCTGTACCGCTGCATCGCTGGCTGCTGCTTTGGCAGGCTTGCCGCCACGCTTGCGGATCGGAGCACTTTTCCACTTAATGACCTGTTCCTCAAGCTGCGGCTCAGGTTTCACCAGCGTGCGGCTGGTGTCAAAGTTCCAGTCCACCTTCTTGCGCGACTGTGGGCCCCAATAACCGGCTTTACCCAGGTCGTAGAAGCGTCGTTCAAACGCACTTTTCAAAAACGCTTTGAGGCAGCCGAGCAGGTATTTGCGACGCAAGCGATTGCGCTCCCAGGGATAACCGAGGAAGGCTTTCTTCATGTAAAAGCGTCTGTAGTTATGCATCACCCGATCCAGTAATTCACCACGGGTCATAGCTGCAGGCTTCATAATCGGTGTGACAAAGTTGTATTTTTCAAAGTCGAAAATTTCTACTTTGTCCTTGACGTCGTTGTACAAATCCGAAAATGGCCAGGGAGTGAACATCGCCCAATTCGCCATATCGGGATTCCAGTCCATACACATGCGGAAGGTTTCTTCGAGAGTTTCCGGGGTCTCATTGTCCAGACCAACAATGAACTGAGCTTCGGTGACGATACCGGCATTGCGCAGCAGTTCAATGGCCCGTTTGTTTTGGGCCACGGTGGTCTCTTTCACGAATGTATCGAGATTCATCTGCGCGGCGGCTTCGGTTCCTAGGGAAATGTGGACCAAGCCTGCCTTGCGATAAAATGGCAACAAATCCTCATCACGCATGATGTCGGTGACGCGGGTATTGATACCCCAAAGAATGCCCAAATCACGATCGATCAGTTCCTCACAGAACTCGACGAATTTGGCTTTGTTAATCGTCGGCTCTTCATCGGCCAGGATAAAGAAGCCAACGCCATGATCCTTCATGAGGATTTCGATTTCATCGACGACTTTCTTCGGGTCACGGACTCGGTAATCACGCCAGAACTTCCACTGGGAACAAAAGCTACAGGTGAAAGGGCAACCCCGCGACATGCTGGGCGTGGCAACCGGCACGCCAAGGGGAATGTAGATGTACTTCTTCCACTCCAAAATGCCCCAATCAGGGATAATCGAATCGACATCGCGAATGGTGGGTGCCGCTGGGGTGGCAATGACCTTGTCATCGTCATTAAATGCGATGCCTTTGATTTCGTTG is part of the Ectothiorhodosinus mongolicus genome and encodes:
- the tcuB gene encoding tricarballylate utilization 4Fe-4S protein TcuB encodes the protein MDSSSNQEARRVFKLCNVCGFCTGLCPVFPSAQQRSELRLEDLVHLANLCHNCGACWSACQYAPPHPFAIDVPATLARTRVNSYEQFAWPKGFADQLITKPLWGAVWLLIIGLIPLLLMGIQAPSVWTPTLLALGLLWAIFSMSMSWLQFWRETRATTVDARSGQAWRDALIDTLVLRHLDGGGGGCQQSQHPDHRRLAHHAVFYGFFLSILATPISVIFAPIHPLLPDILAVLFGFVLLLGVLLLAYHKTQERIALKASAPAAQGYLLLTLLGLLAVTGLAAKLLLQSNAGPILVALHLGCVLAFFVLMPLSKFTHGGYRFLALVDAKVQKLVTNQRRSKILIEDGESKSD
- a CDS encoding thioredoxin family protein, which codes for MQGRPAPDFAALLSAQQDPQAKFILYFFSPRCSMCQQISTTLESLQSEQDNVLFIDVGQQPEMAKKFRVMGTPTLIRVEKGLIKQVMMGAKDEDTVRGFVTH
- a CDS encoding DUF3775 domain-containing protein — translated: MLQINPNLVCWFVRHARQFHAQEDVMLPDEPDPQNEGWVDEALQEHSDNVLYLELKDAVEELEPQIQAELVSLMWLGRGDYSEDEWDLALEDALSNWTPRTADYLLATPLGADYLNEGLAMMGYSCDEDE
- a CDS encoding succinylglutamate desuccinylase/aspartoacylase domain-containing protein, which codes for MNNSSLFRSVCYNASAEGPKVIVLGAVHGNEPCGTQAIYRLMSALDQGELKLQKGQLTLIPITNPLAWDKRSRMGERNLNRNFRRHDAPQDYEDKLCNQLAPLLEDHDVLLDLHSFHTPGKPFVMLGPRNNSGELEAFSFADKEQDWASRLGVERMLEGWLETYARGVARRTANPNASLRAQMLSTDPGYGVGTTEYMRSHGGYALTLECGQHDDPKAPEIAYEAICRTLSHLNLLALPKPEITANIEILRLIDVIDRDHEGDQFVQEWRSFDSLVTGDVIGRRHDDSLVTAPMNGFIVFPNPNAMPGNEWFYLATHSDRARCGT
- a CDS encoding cobyric acid synthase, which gives rise to MARTLDFPKLSPDRATRGKVLMLQGTNADVGKSLVVAGLCRAFTNRGLIVRPFKAQNMSNNAAVTVDSDVPDHAGEIGRAQALQAMACGSSFSVHMNPVLLKPESDDCSQVVLRGRVIGQISAADYQNIKPQLLPAVLDSLRRLASEADLVLVEGAGSSAETYLRPQDITNMGLAEAADLPVVLMGEDARGGMLASVVGSHALWSEADRRRIKAYLVNRFRGDPKVFAPAMHLMSQITGWPCLGLISWFDAAAQLPQEDSLALDRPRSGRSAKLNIAVPRLPRVANFDDLDPLAAEPEVNLFWLPSGTPVPADTDVVILPGSKATREDLKTLYTEGWHHDIRAHVRRGGVVVGLCAGFQMLGNAVHDPDGLEGSPGSTQGLGLLNMETHIDVSKTLRTLDHLDQHSKARIQGYEMHMGVSKGPALSSPWLNLQTQDTVDAEGACGFDGRVFGSYVHGLFHNDAFRAHWLDTLGVKASGIAHQQRMENTLDQLAAQLEADLDLDHLLSLAEKPFGGR
- a CDS encoding DUF294 nucleotidyltransferase-like domain-containing protein, translating into MTNGDVPYFRPVRDIYQSKVVTCLPDDNLVSVVEIMRERNISSVVVCDHEDRPIGIITDRDLRNKVVPSGRETSSFRVRDIMNSPLTTIGEDDVLYEALYRMSSLNIHRLVVVNGGGNLIGIVTDTDILRMQSHSPHQLVRDIENAADLETLKDLHERIQDLVVHLSGTATSIRDLSKLIANLNDQIILRLLALLVQDRFPDIGGEFSFVVMGSEGRGEQTLSTDQDNAIILPDVYDAHQTASVEKFAQALIDDLTSIGIPACPGGIMASNEPWRRTVAQWKRELDRWLTTPSPENIPNASMFADIRTLYGSTEWEHSLKAHIYRRVSENKLFLMRMTENMVRFPPPLNWRGKIKTGTQGAPPGQIDLKKAGIFAITDGIKALAIEAKALEGGTHQRIKHLLEMGVLAKDQAQNLGETFDFLVQMRLRAQVRAIEKSESPGNNVDFAELSQMEQGRLLIALEDVARFQRFMSGHFNLNLLR
- the tcuA gene encoding FAD-dependent tricarballylate dehydrogenase TcuA, whose amino-acid sequence is MNSTDVLVIGGGIAALCSAISASEHGAKVTLVDSAPKFQRGGNARHSRNLRIAHDQPSPLFPGQYGVDEYMADLNAINHGAGDPELCQILAKQSAELPDWFMRQGLKFETIEQANLPYSRKTAFFLGGGRHAMNALFTRAETLGVEILQETTVTHVPLHVRENFEIVLQQPQDQCTLRAASVIICSGGYQANLDKLREDLGPVADHLRVRGSPWVTGALLSDLLAQGAKPVGRRDQCHAVAVHADAPLTDGGIVTRADGLHWGIVINKRGERFFDEAKMTSPHRYSYWGQTLLQNADGPSYLLLDADGETQLPDHIYEPVRAHSLTELASAIDVDPQQLQKTVSQYHDHIVSETSSANCHCTATPRKSRFAMALKKPPFSAYALCPGITFTGFGIQVDGKARVCITEGGPCERVFAAGMIMAPAILGGGYTAGAALAVGAVFGRIAGQQAAVAMRH
- a CDS encoding cobyric acid synthase, yielding MIQGTSSDVGKSLLVAGLCRAYTRRGLTVRPFKAQNMSNNAAVTSDCDPEINQQGETQPHRGEIGRAQALQARACGVAPSIHMNPVLLKPQTTAGSQVVLRGRVLGTCRAKVYHKMKPQLLPAVVDSFHRVAAQADLVLVEGAGSGAEVYLRKSDITNMKLANLVDLPVVLLGDIDRGGALAAIVGTHALYEADERARVVGYIINKFRGDLSLFEPAMELMTERTGWPSLGVLRWFDAAAQLPAEDSLALERPAMSQGGSLNISIPQLSRVANFDDMDPLAAEPGVHLRWVKPGQSIPRDTDVIILPGSKSTRGDLDTLRREGWDIDIQSHVRQGGRVVGLCAGYQMLGKVIRDPSGIEGEPGETPGLGLLDLETEMTPDKQLLELHATETFSGCSITGYEMHMGRTQGPGLEKPWLRLSEASGTVRDEGAITADGLVSGAYVHGIFGNDDFRRHWLAQVGGKASDLAYEARIEAALDALADHCEANLDLDSLLSLAR
- a CDS encoding sulfite exporter TauE/SafE family protein translates to MSLGPEVLLLALLVCIGAALIHGAFGLGFPMVATPLLALMFDVKTAILLTLAPNVLVNLWSLMHGGGCWQTIKQYWYIAAVMTLGSAIGTVLLIVLDPNPFRLLLAASIVFYLVSDRLSRLDLSILSKKRHQSGIMIGLGGGLLGGTVNVGAPPLMIYFLELGVKPLVLVQAINLCFLAGKSTQIITFAALGYLTTDLIFWSIPLAIVAMGGLSVGMRLRQHFDASQYRKMLRLLLWLLSALLVSQFAYAVIT
- the bchE gene encoding magnesium-protoporphyrin IX monomethyl ester anaerobic oxidative cyclase, whose translation is MRILFVHPNYHSGGAEIAGKWSPAWVAYLAGYLKSNGYDDYIFVDAMTDEISDEDLRKIFAHENPDVICCTSVTPAIYKAEETLKIAKEVCPNAVTLLGGIHATFMFQQVLTEAPWIDAIIRGEGESITLEVVQAIDAGRWPECRNEIKGIAFNDDDKVIATPAAPTIRDVDSIIPDWGILEWKKYIYIPLGVPVATPSMSRGCPFTCSFCSQWKFWRDYRVRDPKKVVDEIEILMKDHGVGFFILADEEPTINKAKFVEFCEELIDRDLGILWGINTRVTDIMRDEDLLPFYRKAGLVHISLGTEAAAQMNLDTFVKETTVAQNKRAIELLRNAGIVTEAQFIVGLDNETPETLEETFRMCMDWNPDMANWAMFTPWPFSDLYNDVKDKVEIFDFEKYNFVTPIMKPAAMTRGELLDRVMHNYRRFYMKKAFLGYPWERNRLRRKYLLGCLKAFLKSAFERRFYDLGKAGYWGPQSRKKVDWNFDTSRTLVKPEPQLEEQVIKWKSAPIRKRGGKPAKAAASDAAVQVKVCGGGDQQLAESLDSETIKTDIRENA